The genomic window AATGCAAGCCAGCAGTAGGAGCTGCAACAGCACCTTCCTCTTTGGCAAAAACAGTCTGATATCTTTCCTCGTCAGATGCTTCAGCTTCTCTTTTAATATATTTTGGCAAAGGAGTTTGCCCAAGAGAATAAATTGCTTCTTTAAATTCTTCGTATGGCCCGTCAAACAAAAATCGAAGAGTACGGCCTCTTGAAGTAGTATTGTCAATAACCTCTGCTACCAACAAATCATCATCACCAAAATACAATTTGTTTCCAATTCTGATTTTTCTGGCAGGATCAACAAGTACATCCCACAACCTACTTTCGCGATTCAACTCACGCAGAAGGAAAACTTCGATTTTAGCACCTGTTTTTTCCTTATTTCCATATAACCTCGCAGGAAATACCCTGGTGTTATTTAATATCATAACATCCCCATCATCAAAATATCCTAGGACGTCCTTAAATTGTTTATGTTCTATAGTCTGTTTTTTTCTATCAATTACCATTAAACGTGATTCATCCCTGTTCTTAGCAGGATATTCAGCTATTAGCTCTTTTGGCAAATTAAATTTAAACTGTGATAATTTCATTGAAAATGATTATAAGTTATTTTTTTACAAGGGGGCAAATTTAAATATAATTTCTCAGGAAATTATATTTTTGATTCCGCTATTCACAGCATTGCCTTTCTCAAGTTTTATTGCATCATCTATTAACGTTTTAAATTGGTCAATTGTTGTGCTCTGTTCAATTCTGTATTCACCAATACCTGTACGGCATAGCTGAGAAAGGTAGGCTCCGCTTCCTAAGGCCAGGCCAAAATCAAAAGCAATAGATCGGATATAAGTTCCCTTGCTGCAAACAATGCGAAATTTAATTTCCGGAAGATTAATTTCTATGATTTCAAAGGCCGAAATTGTTATTTCCCTTGTTTTTACCTGGACATGCTCTCCCTTTCGGGCTTTAATATAGGCTCTTTTTCCATCTACTTTCTTTGCAGAAAATACAGGAGGCAATTGATTTGAGGTGCAAATAAAATCTGAAGCAGTTCTTTTTATCTGCTCAAAA from Bacteroidota bacterium includes these protein-coding regions:
- the truB gene encoding tRNA pseudouridine(55) synthase TruB, with product MKKRTEFDFVKGELLLINKPLTWTSFDAVNKIRYMLQKQLGLHNLKVGHAGTLDPLATGLLIICTGKMTKQIDQHQAKEKEYTGTFTLGATTPSYDLETEPDTFYPIEHITFEQIKRTASDFICTSNQLPPVFSAKKVDGKRAYIKARKGEHVQVKTREITISAFEIIEINLPEIKFRIVCSKGTYIRSIAFDFGLALGSGAYLSQLCRTGIGEYRIEQSTTIDQFKTLIDDAIKLEKGNAVNSGIKNIIS
- the queA gene encoding tRNA preQ1(34) S-adenosylmethionine ribosyltransferase-isomerase QueA, coding for MKLSQFKFNLPKELIAEYPAKNRDESRLMVIDRKKQTIEHKQFKDVLGYFDDGDVMILNNTRVFPARLYGNKEKTGAKIEVFLLRELNRESRLWDVLVDPARKIRIGNKLYFGDDDLLVAEVIDNTTSRGRTLRFLFDGPYEEFKEAIYSLGQTPLPKYIKREAEASDEERYQTVFAKEEGAVAAPTAGLHFSRELMKRLELKGVNFAELTLHIGLGTFRSVEVEDLTKHKMDSEQAIVPALAANIVNKGIDSKRRVCAVGTTSMRAIESSVSSDGHLKPFDGWTNKFVFPPYDFSIANCMITNFHTSESTLYMMVCAFGGYDLIKRAYDEAIKEKYQFFSYGDAMLII